The Candidatus Poribacteria bacterium genome contains a region encoding:
- a CDS encoding outer membrane lipoprotein carrier protein LolA produces the protein MIQRTYWSNASGKSTRFLNFLFVALFLSLLFVSNAYPQNVDEIFQNFKQAYDKSDNFSANFEETTLFAKKKSVARGRIVFRKPNLLRREYVGRKDASKVIQITVFDGKYGWTYTPTLNQVNKMKLNNPKGQLFPGIGASLDDFEARFDMVLVPDEFANPKGIHNIELTPKKEFANPNVKEKFQIWVKSDGWLPVQVGHEIELEDGSRQSAIVKFSEIKRDKKLTPDFFKFVVPKDAEVINLSEN, from the coding sequence ATGATCCAACGAACCTATTGGAGTAATGCCTCGGGGAAATCTACCAGATTCCTAAATTTTCTATTCGTGGCGTTGTTCCTTTCTTTGCTGTTTGTTAGTAATGCGTATCCGCAAAATGTTGATGAAATTTTTCAAAATTTCAAACAGGCGTATGACAAATCTGATAATTTTAGCGCGAATTTTGAGGAGACAACGCTGTTTGCGAAGAAAAAAAGCGTTGCGCGCGGGCGAATTGTTTTTAGGAAACCGAATTTGCTCCGTAGAGAGTATGTGGGTCGAAAAGATGCCTCTAAAGTCATCCAAATTACTGTTTTTGATGGGAAGTACGGTTGGACGTATACACCGACGCTCAACCAAGTGAATAAGATGAAATTGAACAACCCAAAAGGTCAGTTATTTCCGGGTATCGGCGCATCGCTTGACGATTTTGAAGCGAGATTTGATATGGTACTTGTTCCTGACGAATTCGCGAATCCGAAAGGTATACACAACATTGAGTTAACCCCTAAAAAGGAATTCGCGAATCCGAACGTCAAGGAGAAGTTTCAAATCTGGGTCAAATCCGATGGATGGCTCCCCGTTCAAGTTGGGCACGAAATTGAACTTGAAGACGGATCCCGCCAAAGCGCAATTGTTAAGTTTTCGGAGATTAAACGAGATAAAAAACTTACACCGGACTTTTTCAAATTTGTGGTGCCTAAAGATGCCGAGGTCATCAATCTTTCCGAAAATTAG
- the metH gene encoding methionine synthase, producing MVDAERITYLKNELEKRILILDGAMGSLLQTYRLTEADFRGNQFADHSCELKGYNDLLSITQPHIVREIHASYCSAGADIIETNTFTSTSVSMADYQLQDIAYQVNYAAAQIAREVADKWTSPNKPRFVAGSMGPTNRSCTISPNVNDPGYRNITFSQLVSAYTTQAEGLIDGGADFLLVETVMDTLNCKAALFAIQTLSETRGIDIPLIVSSDRSGGGGRNLSGQTVEAFWNSVRHANLLAVGLNCGFGAQQIRPYLAEMAKMADIPVICYPNAGLPNELGQYTQTPAKMGDWMHEFAQNGFVNIIGGCCGSQPEHIETIAKVAAEYPPRQPTPQERACRLSGLEAFNITPDSLFVNVGERTNVTGSRRFATLIKNEDYETALEVARDQVENGAQLIDINMDAGMLDAKTAIVKFLNLIAAEPDISRVPIMLDSSRWEVIEAGLACVQGKGVVNSISLKEGEEDFLAKARLIRRYGAAVIVMAFDEAGQADTYDRKVEICRRAYRLLTEAVGFPPEDIIFDPNIFAVATGIEEHNTYAKAFIEACEAIKATCPDALVSGGVSNISFAFRGNDTVREAMHAAFLYHAINAGMDMGIVNAGQLAVYDDLPKPLLEAVEDVLFDRREDATDRLVNLAGTLQRKGKKKRVSRKWRKLPVKERLSHALVEGIIEYIEADTEEARLTYERPIQVIEGPLMDGMNRVGELFGDGKMFLPQVVKSARVMKKAVAHLIPFIEKEQAEGAIQSRGKIVMATVKGDVHDIGKNIVGVVLGCNNYEVIDLGVMVPAEEILETARKENADIIGLSGLITPSLDEMVYVAEEMAREGFRIPLLIGGATTSKIHTAVQIEPTYNGATIHVKDASRSVGVVSDLMSSERHEGFTKQIREEYTEIREHRAKNRKQANLLPFDVAQQRKFTPDWQNYRPSTPSTIGVTVFDDYDLAKLVDYIDWSPFFMTWGLRGKYPNILENSDVGKEAVKLLKDAETLLRIIVEEKRFQARAVVGLFPASGVGEATEIYADEARTDAIGTLYHLRQQTEQPFTRPNLSLGDFIAPKVTTVSDYIGAFAVTTGIGVSEFCAEFEQQQDDYNSIMAKALADRLAEAFAERMHQYVRTKLWGYAADETLDNDALIGEKYRGIRPAPGYPACPDHNQKRVLFDLLKVTENTGISLTESLAMFPAASVSGWYYSHPEARYFSIGRIGEDQVADYAERTGMDIETAKRWLKPLLT from the coding sequence ATGGTAGATGCTGAACGAATAACATATCTTAAAAACGAACTGGAAAAACGGATACTAATTCTTGACGGTGCGATGGGATCACTGTTGCAGACCTATCGGCTGACAGAAGCAGATTTTCGCGGCAATCAGTTTGCAGATCACTCCTGCGAACTTAAAGGTTATAACGACCTACTCTCTATAACACAACCCCACATTGTCCGAGAAATACACGCAAGCTATTGCAGTGCAGGTGCGGACATCATCGAAACAAACACCTTTACCAGCACATCCGTCTCAATGGCGGATTATCAACTCCAAGATATTGCGTATCAGGTAAACTATGCAGCTGCACAAATCGCTCGTGAAGTCGCAGATAAATGGACATCACCAAATAAACCGCGTTTCGTTGCCGGAAGCATGGGACCTACGAATCGCAGCTGCACCATTTCGCCGAACGTCAACGATCCTGGCTATCGGAATATCACGTTCTCACAACTCGTTTCTGCCTATACAACGCAAGCAGAGGGCTTAATTGACGGTGGTGCTGATTTCCTCCTCGTCGAAACCGTCATGGACACACTCAATTGCAAAGCCGCCCTCTTTGCGATACAGACCCTCTCAGAGACGCGAGGCATCGATATCCCGCTTATCGTCTCCTCTGACAGAAGTGGCGGTGGTGGACGTAATCTTTCAGGGCAAACGGTTGAAGCGTTTTGGAACTCCGTTCGGCATGCCAACCTGCTCGCTGTCGGATTGAACTGCGGGTTTGGTGCGCAACAAATCCGTCCGTACCTCGCAGAGATGGCAAAAATGGCGGACATACCCGTTATCTGCTACCCGAACGCTGGACTCCCCAACGAACTCGGTCAGTATACACAGACACCAGCGAAAATGGGGGATTGGATGCATGAATTCGCGCAAAACGGCTTCGTCAATATCATCGGTGGATGTTGCGGCAGCCAACCTGAACATATCGAAACGATTGCCAAAGTCGCCGCTGAATACCCGCCGCGTCAACCGACACCACAAGAACGCGCCTGCCGTCTCAGCGGTTTAGAAGCGTTTAACATCACACCGGATTCTCTCTTTGTTAACGTTGGTGAACGGACAAACGTAACAGGTTCACGCCGATTCGCGACACTCATTAAAAATGAGGACTACGAAACCGCGTTAGAGGTTGCTCGCGACCAAGTAGAAAACGGGGCACAACTCATCGATATTAACATGGATGCAGGCATGTTAGATGCCAAAACCGCAATCGTCAAGTTCTTGAACCTGATTGCCGCTGAACCGGACATTAGCCGTGTACCTATCATGCTGGATTCGAGCCGGTGGGAGGTGATAGAAGCGGGATTGGCGTGCGTTCAGGGGAAAGGGGTCGTCAACTCGATTAGCTTAAAAGAAGGGGAGGAAGATTTCTTAGCCAAAGCGCGACTGATCCGTCGATACGGTGCCGCCGTTATTGTCATGGCGTTTGACGAAGCCGGGCAAGCCGATACCTATGACCGGAAGGTGGAGATCTGCCGTAGGGCGTACCGACTCCTGACAGAAGCAGTCGGGTTCCCACCAGAGGACATCATCTTTGATCCGAACATCTTCGCCGTTGCAACCGGCATTGAGGAACACAACACATACGCGAAGGCGTTTATTGAGGCGTGTGAGGCGATTAAAGCCACCTGTCCGGATGCCTTGGTGAGCGGCGGCGTTAGCAATATCTCCTTTGCCTTCCGTGGTAACGATACGGTACGAGAGGCGATGCACGCAGCGTTCCTCTACCACGCCATCAATGCCGGTATGGACATGGGAATTGTCAATGCCGGGCAGCTCGCCGTCTATGACGACCTACCGAAACCGCTTCTCGAAGCAGTGGAGGATGTCCTATTCGACCGACGAGAAGATGCCACGGATAGGCTTGTCAACCTCGCTGGCACGCTGCAAAGGAAAGGGAAAAAGAAGCGTGTGAGCCGAAAATGGCGGAAACTTCCGGTCAAAGAACGACTCAGTCATGCACTCGTTGAAGGCATTATCGAATACATTGAAGCAGACACGGAAGAAGCACGGCTGACATACGAACGGCCGATACAGGTGATCGAAGGCCCGTTGATGGACGGCATGAACCGCGTCGGTGAACTCTTCGGCGATGGTAAAATGTTCCTGCCGCAAGTGGTTAAAAGCGCGCGTGTGATGAAAAAGGCGGTCGCGCATCTCATCCCCTTTATTGAAAAAGAACAAGCGGAAGGGGCTATCCAATCGAGGGGCAAAATTGTGATGGCGACGGTGAAAGGCGATGTACACGACATCGGTAAGAATATTGTCGGTGTTGTGCTTGGCTGCAACAACTACGAAGTTATTGATCTCGGTGTGATGGTGCCTGCGGAAGAGATTCTGGAGACGGCACGGAAAGAAAATGCCGATATTATCGGATTGAGTGGACTCATCACACCGTCATTAGATGAGATGGTGTATGTCGCTGAAGAGATGGCGCGCGAAGGTTTCCGCATCCCACTTCTCATCGGCGGCGCGACAACTTCCAAGATACATACCGCTGTGCAAATCGAACCTACTTACAACGGCGCAACGATTCACGTCAAAGATGCCTCCCGAAGCGTTGGCGTTGTCAGCGATTTGATGAGCAGTGAAAGACACGAGGGGTTCACCAAACAAATCCGTGAAGAATATACAGAAATCCGAGAACACCGTGCAAAAAACCGCAAACAAGCGAACCTGCTACCGTTCGATGTCGCGCAACAACGGAAATTCACACCCGACTGGCAGAATTACCGTCCTTCTACACCTTCTACGATAGGCGTTACGGTTTTTGATGACTACGATCTGGCAAAACTTGTTGACTACATCGACTGGAGTCCATTCTTTATGACTTGGGGACTCCGTGGCAAATACCCGAATATTTTGGAGAATTCGGACGTCGGTAAGGAAGCAGTCAAACTCCTAAAAGATGCCGAAACACTTCTGCGTATCATTGTCGAAGAGAAAAGGTTTCAGGCGCGGGCTGTCGTCGGACTTTTCCCTGCCAGCGGTGTCGGTGAAGCGACCGAAATCTACGCGGATGAAGCGCGGACGGACGCGATCGGTACACTGTACCACCTACGTCAACAGACGGAACAGCCATTCACGAGGCCGAATCTCAGCCTCGGTGATTTCATCGCGCCGAAAGTGACAACAGTGTCAGACTATATCGGCGCGTTTGCGGTGACAACGGGTATCGGTGTCTCTGAATTCTGTGCCGAATTTGAGCAGCAGCAGGACGATTATAATAGCATTATGGCGAAGGCATTGGCAGACCGACTCGCAGAGGCTTTCGCGGAGCGGATGCATCAGTACGTCCGCACAAAACTTTGGGGGTATGCCGCTGACGAGACGTTGGATAACGATGCCTTGATTGGCGAAAAATACCGAGGGATCCGTCCAGCACCGGGCTACCCTGCCTGTCCCGACCATAACCAGAAACGGGTGTTGTTTGACTTATTGAAGGTTACAGAAAACACGGGTATCTCCCTCACCGAGAGTCTGGCGATGTTCCCGGCGGCATCCGTGAGTGGATGGTATTATTCGCATCCAGAGGCGCGGTATTTCAGCATCGGCAGAATCGGGGAGGATCAGGTTGCGGATTACGCGGAACGCACCGGCATGGACATCGAAACGGCGAAACGCTGGCTAAAACCGTTGCTGACCTAA
- a CDS encoding VOC family protein, producing the protein MGNPVVHFEIAGKDAESLSEFYSSLFDWDAAGQIPGGVYGLEPAAENKVCGHILPTTDDMPVSNYVSIYVEVEDLQASLDKAESLGGKTCVPPTVIPGGNGSFAMFLDPSGNCLGLYKPEA; encoded by the coding sequence ATGGGAAATCCCGTCGTACATTTTGAAATAGCCGGAAAGGATGCGGAATCATTGAGCGAATTTTATAGTTCGTTGTTTGATTGGGATGCAGCCGGCCAAATTCCAGGTGGTGTTTACGGATTGGAACCGGCAGCGGAAAACAAGGTATGTGGACACATACTTCCGACAACCGACGACATGCCTGTCTCCAACTATGTCTCGATTTATGTTGAGGTTGAAGACCTTCAGGCATCACTTGACAAGGCTGAAAGTCTCGGTGGCAAAACCTGTGTACCTCCTACCGTTATTCCGGGAGGCAACGGATCTTTTGCTATGTTCCTTGACCCAAGCGGGAACTGTCTCGGTTTGTATAAACCTGAGGCGTAA
- a CDS encoding VOC family protein, with protein MGNPVVHFEISGKDGEALSEFYRSAFGWNINYNTHGIYSVDPESENGVDGHIFTTTDDMCSTNGVTIYVEVDDLQASLEKAEGLGGQTLVPPRAIPSGMGSFALFLDPSGNCIGLYAPRQSIPHEPHSGHPNQKSEN; from the coding sequence ATGGGAAATCCAGTTGTACATTTTGAGATATCAGGCAAGGATGGCGAAGCATTGAGCGAATTTTATCGTTCCGCCTTTGGTTGGAATATTAACTACAACACGCACGGCATCTATAGTGTGGACCCAGAGTCGGAGAACGGCGTAGATGGACACATCTTTACAACCACCGATGATATGTGCTCTACTAACGGCGTTACAATTTATGTTGAGGTTGATGACCTTCAGGCATCGCTTGAGAAAGCAGAGGGGCTCGGTGGACAGACACTTGTACCGCCCCGGGCGATTCCAAGTGGCATGGGGTCCTTCGCACTGTTTCTCGACCCGAGCGGTAATTGCATCGGCCTATATGCCCCAAGACAAAGCATTCCTCACGAACCACACAGCGGCCACCCGAATCAGAAATCGGAAAATTAA
- a CDS encoding VOC family protein, with the protein MGNPVVHFEIGGKDVEKLIEFYGAVFAWDIIPLSDELHIADPGSDKGIQGHLFQATEETDSANNVIIYVEVDDIQVCLSRVENLGGQILIPPQEIPGNASHFAMFRDPSGNKIGLLQRRL; encoded by the coding sequence ATGGGAAATCCAGTCGTGCATTTTGAAATTGGCGGAAAGGATGTCGAAAAGTTAATCGAATTCTACGGGGCTGTGTTTGCGTGGGACATAATTCCGTTAAGCGATGAATTGCATATTGCGGATCCGGGATCAGACAAAGGGATACAAGGGCATCTATTTCAAGCAACCGAAGAAACGGATTCTGCAAACAACGTCATCATCTATGTGGAGGTTGATGATATACAGGTATGTCTATCACGGGTGGAAAATCTCGGCGGTCAGATCCTTATACCACCACAAGAAATTCCGGGCAATGCAAGCCACTTCGCGATGTTCCGTGATCCGAGTGGCAACAAGATCGGTCTGTTGCAGCGAAGATTGTAA